GGACACAACATCCCATAAACCATCCGTGGCAATTACTATGAATTCGTCCAATTCGTTACGCTTGTACACTGTCACTTCTGGCTCTGGTATCACAAATGGTTTTAGACAATGATCACCTgtttaattgaaacaaattcCAATGATTTTTTGGACTAACAAGAAAGTATGTTACAAATAAAATGATGTCCAACTTTTACATGCATCGTTTGGTACGCGAAATAAGATGAAATGTACGTATTAAAATTAAGTCtaaaatatatatgatgattGAATAGAATTATATTTGTCTACTAAATGAAGTATAATGTCCAAAATGAGATTATTTTGTCTTATCTCATGTGGgataattaattcaataattataatttcagaATAATTTAGTTCACGTGTCAAATGATTTTGACGAGGGAGCAACACGTGTCAATAATGCCTTCAATGTAGCTAGTCCAAATTCCGACAAGTGTCACCAACCTACAAATGGACCAATTGTTCATCGACACTTGTTTCAACTTATGATGAGTGTCTCCCTCCGTCTCAATAAGTAGTGTTTTTACCTCGAACACattccttaagaaaattattcactttttaaaaagttttaaaaaaatgcttaaTTATCTTATCCTTTAATTAAATGCTTTAACAACAAAGgtaaaataagtataaaatattaaattatatcttaaattttttaaactaaacaagtaaaaataaacgaaaGTGGATCAAAATGTGTACCTATGGATCTTGAAGTAGCAAGGATTCCTTGAACTCTATAACCATTCAAATTAAGAATTTTACCACCTGCTGCTTCTACCCTTTTCTTCTCATCTGGTCTATCAGgctacattaaaaaaattatacatgcacaaataaatttgaataatattgatataatttgaacctattatataataaaaatatgttgtaGATGTCTTGATTTcaaataactatatataattttagacTATTAGTAtatagaaattaaatttttgtgaCTCGATAAGTCCTAGTAACAAATCATCTAAGGGTGATGGCAAAAGATGCATATACTCTTAACCACCAAACATAATTTAGGTGATAGATCCTATATTtcgagtttaaaatatgaaaataaggAAATTTTCTAACTAGTCATTCGACACATATATAAATTAGTTAGTAAATTTAAAGTACGATCGAAAATAAAGTGAAGTGAAATTGTTGTAAAGGAGAATGTCTCTAGAAGTGATGCGTGCTGCTCTGATCCCATGTAGTGCTTTTGATTATTACATGAATAAAGTGTGTTGATTTTTGATCTATTGCGatcctttcttcttttctacTCAGATCtacaaaaaaatcattaaaaattagaaaaatgacTTACCTTATGGTCATTGGACAAGGGTATAGCAACACCACGACTACAAAGTATAGCCCTACAATTGCCACAATTAGCCACCACTATTTCTTCTTTCCCCACTATCACCACCACCGCCGCAGACCCCACCGTCTTCCTTCCATCCTCAAATCTACCATCCTCATACCCCACTGTCCTATTCCCTTCTCCCATAACTTCATTATCCATCTTTGAAAAACACATCACCATCACTTTTTCCCAATCCACCTGACTACTGTTACCActatcattatcatcatcatcattattattattattcattaattttctcTTAACGTTTAATAACTCCTCCTCGAGTACATAATCTAAACGATCACGACATGCCTGTGAAACCCTAGACCCTCCATGACCATCATACGCTCCGAAAAACACAAACTCATTATTCGCTATTTTAATCGACGCCTTTATAGCGTCTTCCATCACTCTCCTCCGTCCGATCATCGATATACATCCATATTTCAACTCTATATTATCATGTGGAATTTTAACAACAGTACTACTACTACCCATCGAGCTCGACTCGATAGCATTAGTAGTAATAGTACTATTAGACGAACTTTTATCAATCGATTCATTTTCCCTTAGGCGAAAACGTTTTTTAGGGATAAAATTTCCGTCCTGATCTCGGTAAGCTGAAGCTGCGCCATCTTCATCGGATGAATTTGTAGAATTCATGATacgttgttgaagttgttgtcTTTTATGGTACGATTTAAGAATTCTTTTGTGAAAGACATCTCTTGGCTTATTATTTCCTGGATCTGATACCATTATAATTCTACActtaataacaataataacactATATGTTATAATAATATTGGTAGTATATTTTTTGGTACTTGATGTGTGTTTATAATGTAGTAGGAAGTAGTAACCTTGAACTAGAAAAATGATAGAATTTTAATACAAAGTTTGCATTATGGTTGCGTAGGGTGGTGggagtgggggtggggtggaAGAAGCAGGagctaaaaaaataatcaagtgGCTTAAGGGCTGTTTGGTTAATGGCAAGTTATACATGATAAATAATGcatgaattatttaaaaaaataaaaattacacgttttgtttgttttttaaagaaaaaattgctTAGTATAATTTGCCATTTTAATTCTTTGAATCTTTGCATGAAATAATATGCAAATTCCTATAATTATATATGACAACAAGAATGCCAACCAAACCATACATATAACAATTAGACATCTATGATGTAGCAAACATTTTCTATAACAACATTTCATTATAACatgattatattatatataattaattttttatgttatattatattagatGTTCTCTTTAAttgtaaattagtaaaaaaatatgggaaaatagtctaaaaaatactttaactttggccgaaattgctgttacgataccaaactttatggaaaaccttttaccccctacactatttaatagtgtattttaaaggtatatatgtgcccacatggtcacattactatttaaaatgatgcaatatttatgatgtccacgtaggcacatatatacctttaaaatacactattaaatagtacaggggtaaaaggtcctttccaaagtttggtatcataatagcaatttcgatcaaaattgaagtatttttcagacccttttccctaaaaaaaatacaattaagaTGGTAGGGATAAGAGCGGATCCAGAGTATTAGCTACGAGCTCGGCAATTTTTGTTTGAGATTCTgaatttatggtaagaaattctttatatatatcgaattattaatttaaaatctaaaaatttaaaaagattagAATTTTAtactcataaattttaaattttaattttgtctctaattttttaaaaataaatatctatttttgCAACCAAACGATGCCTTTTAGGGGAATATGTCATTGGTGACAAAGAGGGAAAGGTGGCAAGGTGAGATGGCACGTATATGCACTATTTGCCTCTCATATTTACACGTAGCAATTACAAATTGCGGGTTTTCGGCGTTCagctgaatatattattttcagtattttctccgttcacttttactcgTCATATTAGCGTTcgactaaatatattatttccgTGTTTCATTTGTTAACTTTTCAGATAAGAAACTCGTACACTTAATTAACAGCtcaattttaaaactaagaaaattagAATATTTAGTTGTGTTTTTTTATCCTTCACGTTAgacacaataataatatattcattatAATTTCATACATAAATGAAGTTTGAAAAAATCAATACTAGCCTTATCTCCAACCTTATAAAGGTAAAGATCGAGTGTATTTTCGATAGACTCTAGCTTTGAATAAGTTTATCAAAAATCAAATACATGTATGTAACATAAATACAATATCAAAAAAGttttattgaaaataactaagaaaaaaataaatatagtaataaaaaataatacgaTAATCGAAGTAAATGAAATACCGCTatatattttctgatttttaACTAAACaatgttttcaaatttttctgtttttttctagcaaactata
This genomic stretch from Solanum stenotomum isolate F172 chromosome 10, ASM1918654v1, whole genome shotgun sequence harbors:
- the LOC125843224 gene encoding protein phosphatase 2C 51-like, giving the protein MVSDPGNNKPRDVFHKRILKSYHKRQQLQQRIMNSTNSSDEDGAASAYRDQDGNFIPKKRFRLRENESIDKSSSNSTITTNAIESSSMGSSSTVVKIPHDNIELKYGCISMIGRRRVMEDAIKASIKIANNEFVFFGAYDGHGGSRVSQACRDRLDYVLEEELLNVKRKLMNNNNNDDDDNDSGNSSQVDWEKVMVMCFSKMDNEVMGEGNRTVGYEDGRFEDGRKTVGSAAVVVIVGKEEIVVANCGNCRAILCSRGVAIPLSNDHKPDRPDEKKRVEAAGGKILNLNGYRVQGILATSRSIGDHCLKPFVIPEPEVTVYKRNELDEFIVIATDGLWDVVSNEVTCDVARKCLGQIRRKFPERDSAADTAALLAELAIAKGSKDNISVIVVELDKMRE